The sequence CGTCCGTACAGATCCGCGGTGGCCCCGATCCGGAGTCCCTCCACGGCAAATCCCGTCAGCAGGACGAGCAGGAAGAGCAGGAGGAGGAGGCCGAAGGGGTCGCGCCCGTGCGGGGCGGTGAGCCGCTCGGGTCGCGGGCCGTAGCGCCGCACGAGAGCGAGGACCGTCCCGACCACGGCGGCCAGGCCGAACAGGTCCACGGTCAGGCTCATGAAGTAGAGGTAGAAGGAGCCGGAGAGAACGGGCAGGCCGAAATAGTCCTGGAAGGCCACGAGCGTCGTGGCGACGAACAGGATGGCAAAGCCCCAGGAGATGCCGAGGTGCATCGCCCCGGCGAAGGGCTGGCGCGCGATCCGGCGCTGGAGGACGGCGCCATCCCAGAAGGCTCGGAGCCGCGGCAGGAGGCGTCCTTCGAGGAGCGGGCCCTTCCCCATCCGGAGCGCGCGGAACGCCCGCCAGATCCCCCAGCAGAAGACCAGGAAAAACGGCAGGAAGAGGACATAGAGCCAGGCATGCCCCGGGATGTTCCAGTAGATTTCCCGCGCGGGCTCCACGGCCTCCCCCCTGGTTCTTCCCTAGCCCTTCCCGGTGACCTCCCGGATTTTCGCGGTCAGCCGGGGGATGATTGCCTTGAAGTCGTCCACGATCCCGAGCTGCGCCACCTTGAAGATGGGCGCCTCGGCGTCCCGGTTGATGGCGACGATGGTCTTGGCCGAGGCCACGCCGGCCACGTGCTGGGTCGCCCCGGAGATGCCCACGGCGATATACAGGTCGGGGCTGATGCTCCGTCCCGTCTGTCCGATCTGCCAGGAGGCGGGGACCCAGCCGGCATCGGTCGCCGCTCGCGAGGCCCCGACGGCTCCTCGCAGCACCTGGGCCAGCTCCTCAAGCAGCTTGAACGCGTCCGGCCCGCCCAGGCCGCGGCCGCCCCCGATGACGGCCTTGGCCACCTCCAGGTCCATGCCGCCCCCCTCCTCCTGGACCTTCCGGACGAGGCGCGTGCGGGCGTCCTGCGGCGTCAGGGAGACCGGCACGGGAACTGCCTCCCCGGCAGCCGCCGCCTCGGCGGGGGAGAACGTCTTGGGCCGGACGGTGACGACGACCGGCTCCGCCTGCGCGATGAGGGTGGCTACGGCCTTGCCCCCGTAGGCCTGGCAGGTGAAGGCCAGTTTCCCGTCCCGCCTGGCGAAGGCTTGCGCCTCAGTGATGAGGGCGGCGCGGAGCCGGTGGGCCAGGCGCGGAGCCAGCTCCCGCCCCTGCGCGTCGCTCGGGAACAGCAGAAGGGTCGGACTCGCCGCCTCGACGATCGCCTGGAGGGCCTTCAGGTACGCGTCCGCCTGGTAGGTCTCGAGAAGAGCGTGCTCGGCGAGGAAGCATCGGGCGGCGCCGTGGCGCGCTGCGGCCGACGTGGCGCCGCCCAGGCCCGCGCCCACGAGGGCCGCGACGACGGGCCCGCCGGCGACCTGGGCGGCGGCCCGCCCCGCGGCCAGGGCCTCCTGGCCGCTCCGGCTGATCCGGTCCCCCGCGACCGGCGCATAACAGAGGACCGCTCCCATCGTTCTCCCTAGAGCGAGAGGCCTGCCCGGGCGCGGCCGTGGGCAGCCTCGTGGGCCCGCATGGTGTCCGGGTTGGTCCCCCGCAAAAGCGCGAGATAGTAGGTGAGCAGTTGGAGGGGAACCACGGCGAGGATCGGGGTCAGCAGCTCGGGTGTGGGGGGCAACGACACCACGAGGGCGCAGAGGGAGGCCAGCTCGGCATCGCCCTCCGCAAGAAGCCCAACGACGGGTGCGCCGACCTCGCCCGCCACCCTGGCCACCGCCAGGCAGCGCTCGTACGAGCGGCCAGGCGGCGCGATGAGGAAGACCACGTCCTCCGGCTCCAGCGCCGCCCAGGGGCCGTGCAGCACCTGCTCGCAATTCATCCCCACCGTGATGGCGTAGTTCGCTTCGTTCATCTTGAGGGCGGCCTCGCAGGCCGTGGACGTGTTCGGGCCGCCTCCGATGAAGTAGTAGCAGCGCCGATTCCGAAAGCGGCTCGCCAGCGCCTCTCCGGACTCCCGCTCGAGCAGGGCCTCCATCAGGTACGGGATCGCCTCGAGCGCTGCCGCGAACTCCCCGTTCCCTCCCAGCTCGGCGGCCAGGGCAGCCAGGAGCGCGAGCGCGGTCGTGTAACTGATGGTGTGCGCGCCGGAATTCTCCTGCTCTACCGTCCGGAGGAGGTGGTCTGCTGCGTGCAGGCCCTCCCCGCTTCCGAGACCGGTGATCGCGACGCCGAAGCCGCCCCCCGCCTTCGCCTTCTGGAGGGCCTCGAGCGAGAAGCGCTTGGTCCCCCGGTGGCTTATGACGATCACCCCGGTCTTTGCGTGCGGCTCCGGCCAGTAGTTGCTGAGCTCAAAGGAGTGGAAGGCGCGGACGCGATGCCCCAGGCCCCCGATCTGGGACAGAAGCAGCTCCCCCACCAGGCACGCGTGCCAGGACGTGCCGATCCCCGAAAGGAGAACCTGGTCCGCGTGCTGCAGCTGCGCGGCCACCGCCTTCAGGGCCTCCCGGTTGCGCCGCAGCACCGACCGGATCGCCGCCGGCTGCCCCTGGATGGCCTCGTACATGTAGTACGGGTGGCCAGCGCGCGGTGGGGGTGGAGTCCAGGCCACGATGTCCTCTTGTGGTTAGAGTAGCTTCAAGTCCCGGAGGCGGCTCACCAGCCGGTCCACCTTCTCCTCCGGGCTCTCGCCGTCCAGAATCTCGCAGCGGGTCTCCCGCACCGGGATGCTGAGGTCCGCCACCGTGACCCGGCTGCCATTTCTCTTGGGCTCCGCCAGCCCCAGGTCGGCCGCGGTCCAGGTGGGGATCGGCTTGCGGCCCGCGGCCATGATGTCCTTCAGCTTCGGGAAGCGCGGGACGTTGCTCTCGTCGCTCGTGATCGTCACCAGGAGGGGGAGCGGCGCCTCGATCAGTGCGTAGCCGTCCTCCACCAGTTTCCGAGCCTGGACGCCACCCCCCGCCATCTCCACGCGGGATGCGTAGGCGACGCAGGGGATCCCGAGCTCCTCGGCGAGCAAGGGTCCGACGGCCCGAGAAGCCCAGTCCCCCGACTCGCATCCGGCGAGCACGAGGTCGAAGGGGCCGCGCTTCCGGATGGCCGCCGCGAGGGCGGAGGCGACGCCGAAGGCATCGGAGGCGAGGAGGACCGGGTCGTTCAGTAGGACCGCCTGGTCCGCCCCCATGGCGAGCGCCTTTTTGAGCGCCGTGGTGGCCGTAGGCGCACCGAGGCAGAGGGCCGTCACCGTCCCCCCCTTCGCCTCCTTGAGCTTCAGGGCCACCTCCAGGGCGTGCTCGTCGTAGGTCGAGATCACGAGGGCGTGCCCCTCCGGGAGCTGCCGCTTCGCCGCCGGGTCGATCTTGAACTGGCTCGGCGGGATTTCCGGGTCAATGATCTCTTTCAGGCAGACGACGAGCTCCACGTCCGCTCCTACTTCAGGAGATGGCCCGCGATCACCAGCCGCTGGATTTCGGAAGTCCCCTCGTAGATCTCGGTGATCTTCGCGTCCCGGAAAAAGCGCTGGACCGGGTAGTCCAGCATGTAGCCGTACCCGCCGTGCACCTGGATCGCTTTCGTCGTGATCCGCATGGCGGCCTCCGAGGCGTAGAGCTTTGCCATCGCGGCCTCCGAGGTGAAGCGCCGGCCCGCATCCTTCAGAAGCGCCGCCCGGTAGGTAAGCAGGCGCGCCGCCTCGATCTCCGTCGCCATGTCGGCGAGCATGAACTGGATGGCCTGGAGAGTGGCGATGGGCTTCCCGAACTGCACGCGCGCCTTGGCGTGGTCCCGGGCGGCCTCGAAGGCGGCCCGGGCGATCCCGACCGCCTGCGCCGCGATGCCGATGCGACCCCCGTCGAGGGTCGCCATCGCGATCTTGAACCCCTCGTCCTCTTTCCCGAGGCGGTTCTCCGCCGGGACCCGGCAGTTGTCCAGGACGATCTGGGCCGTGGAGGAGCCCTTGATCCCGAGCTTCTTCTCGAGCTTGGCCACGGTGAAGCCGGGGAAGCTGCGCTCGACCAGGAAGGCCGCGATCCCGTGATGCCCCTTGCTCCGGTCGAGGGAGGCGAAGACGAGGGCGACGTCCGCCTCGGCCCCGTTCGAGATGAAGTTCTTGGTCCCGGTGAGGAGGTACGCGGCGCCATCCCGGCGGGCCGTGGTCTCCTGATTGGCCGCATCGCTCCCGGCGTTCGGCTCGCTCAGGCAGAAGCAGCCGAGCTTCTCGCCCCGGGCGAGGGGAACCAGGTACTGCTGCTTCTGGCTCTCCGTCCCGAAGGCGAGGAGCGGGTCGCAGACGAGGGAGTTGTTCACCGACATGATGACGCCGGTCGAGGCGCAGGCCCGGGAGACCTCCTCCATCGCGATGGCATAGCAGACGGTGTCGGCTCCGGCCCCCCCGTACGTCTCGGGCACCGCCACCCCCATGAACCCCAGCTCCCCGAGGCGCTTGACGGTCTCGTGGGGGAAGGCGCCGGTGACGTCGGTCTCCTCCGCCCGCGGGGCGATGATCTGGTCGGCCACCTCTCGCGCCGTGGCCTGGAACATCCGCTGCGCTTCTGTCAGGGCAAAATCCACGATCCCCGCCTACCGGTGTCGGAAGGTAGCCTTCCGCTTCTCCAAGAACGCCGCAACCCCTTCCCGCTTGTCCTCGGTCGAGAAGGCCAGGCCGAAGGCCTTGGCCTCGAGCGCGAGCCCGGTAGTCAGATCGGTCGCCGTCCCCTCCTCGATGGCCGCCTTGGCGAGGCCGAGCACGACGCCGCTCTTGGCCGCCATCTTCGCCGCCGTCTCCTTGGCGGCCGGCAGCAGCTCGGGAAGCGGGAGCACCCGGTTCACCAGGCCGATCCGCAGCGCCTCCCGCGCGTCAATCATGTCACCGGTAAAGATGAGTTCCTTTGCGCGGGCCTTGCCCACCAGGCGCGGCAGGCGCTGCGTCCCACCGCTCCCCGGGATGATCCCCAGGTTGATCTCCGGCTGGCCGAAGCGGGCGCTCTCCGCGGCATAGATGAAGTCGCAGCCCATGGCGAGCTCGCAGCCGCCCCCCAGGCAAAAGCCGTTGACGGCGGCCAGGACCGGCTTCGGCATCCGGGCGATTTTCTCGGCCGCGGCGCCCAGGTCGCGGCCGAACTCCATCGCCGCGACCGGGGTCAGCGTGGGGAACTCGGAGACGTCGGCGCCGGCGACGAAAGCCTTCTCGCCCGCTCCCGTGAGGACGATGGC comes from Candidatus Methylomirabilis sp. and encodes:
- a CDS encoding fumarate reductase subunit, translated to MEPAREIYWNIPGHAWLYVLFLPFFLVFCWGIWRAFRALRMGKGPLLEGRLLPRLRAFWDGAVLQRRIARQPFAGAMHLGISWGFAILFVATTLVAFQDYFGLPVLSGSFYLYFMSLTVDLFGLAAVVGTVLALVRRYGPRPERLTAPHGRDPFGLLLLLFLLVLLTGFAVEGLRIGATADLYGR
- a CDS encoding electron transfer flavoprotein subunit alpha/FixB family protein, coding for MGAVLCYAPVAGDRISRSGQEALAAGRAAAQVAGGPVVAALVGAGLGGATSAAARHGAARCFLAEHALLETYQADAYLKALQAIVEAASPTLLLFPSDAQGRELAPRLAHRLRAALITEAQAFARRDGKLAFTCQAYGGKAVATLIAQAEPVVVTVRPKTFSPAEAAAAGEAVPVPVSLTPQDARTRLVRKVQEEGGGMDLEVAKAVIGGGRGLGGPDAFKLLEELAQVLRGAVGASRAATDAGWVPASWQIGQTGRSISPDLYIAVGISGATQHVAGVASAKTIVAINRDAEAPIFKVAQLGIVDDFKAIIPRLTAKIREVTGKG
- a CDS encoding SIS domain-containing protein, with amino-acid sequence MYEAIQGQPAAIRSVLRRNREALKAVAAQLQHADQVLLSGIGTSWHACLVGELLLSQIGGLGHRVRAFHSFELSNYWPEPHAKTGVIVISHRGTKRFSLEALQKAKAGGGFGVAITGLGSGEGLHAADHLLRTVEQENSGAHTISYTTALALLAALAAELGGNGEFAAALEAIPYLMEALLERESGEALASRFRNRRCYYFIGGGPNTSTACEAALKMNEANYAITVGMNCEQVLHGPWAALEPEDVVFLIAPPGRSYERCLAVARVAGEVGAPVVGLLAEGDAELASLCALVVSLPPTPELLTPILAVVPLQLLTYYLALLRGTNPDTMRAHEAAHGRARAGLSL
- a CDS encoding electron transfer flavoprotein subunit beta/FixA family protein, which encodes MELVVCLKEIIDPEIPPSQFKIDPAAKRQLPEGHALVISTYDEHALEVALKLKEAKGGTVTALCLGAPTATTALKKALAMGADQAVLLNDPVLLASDAFGVASALAAAIRKRGPFDLVLAGCESGDWASRAVGPLLAEELGIPCVAYASRVEMAGGGVQARKLVEDGYALIEAPLPLLVTITSDESNVPRFPKLKDIMAAGRKPIPTWTAADLGLAEPKRNGSRVTVADLSIPVRETRCEILDGESPEEKVDRLVSRLRDLKLL
- a CDS encoding acyl-CoA dehydrogenase codes for the protein MDFALTEAQRMFQATAREVADQIIAPRAEETDVTGAFPHETVKRLGELGFMGVAVPETYGGAGADTVCYAIAMEEVSRACASTGVIMSVNNSLVCDPLLAFGTESQKQQYLVPLARGEKLGCFCLSEPNAGSDAANQETTARRDGAAYLLTGTKNFISNGAEADVALVFASLDRSKGHHGIAAFLVERSFPGFTVAKLEKKLGIKGSSTAQIVLDNCRVPAENRLGKEDEGFKIAMATLDGGRIGIAAQAVGIARAAFEAARDHAKARVQFGKPIATLQAIQFMLADMATEIEAARLLTYRAALLKDAGRRFTSEAAMAKLYASEAAMRITTKAIQVHGGYGYMLDYPVQRFFRDAKITEIYEGTSEIQRLVIAGHLLK
- a CDS encoding enoyl-CoA hydratase-related protein, with the protein product MAYATLALAREDAVALLTFNRPEKLNAMNRQVLGELHHALDALAADQSVRAIVLTGAGEKAFVAGADVSEFPTLTPVAAMEFGRDLGAAAEKIARMPKPVLAAVNGFCLGGGCELAMGCDFIYAAESARFGQPEINLGIIPGSGGTQRLPRLVGKARAKELIFTGDMIDAREALRIGLVNRVLPLPELLPAAKETAAKMAAKSGVVLGLAKAAIEEGTATDLTTGLALEAKAFGLAFSTEDKREGVAAFLEKRKATFRHR